The proteins below come from a single Arthrobacter crystallopoietes genomic window:
- a CDS encoding dipeptidase, protein MTSPSDSGHYPAARRAQPVDVDALAQAVDARMGQTITSLKELVAIPGIAWEAFDPAELATSAETVAELIRGLGLTDVQILSVSNGETEGGPAVVARRPAGPGKPTVLLYAHHDVQPPGDARLWKTEPFAATEKDGRLFGRGAADDKAGIMAHVASLEALLATMGEDFGVGVTFFIEGEEEAGSPTFRTFLETHQELLRADVIIVADSANWKVGIPALTTSLRGLVDGVIELRVLEHAVHSGMFGGPLLDAPTLMARLISTFHDDAGEVAIEGLVSAAPATVDYPEEDFRRDSSVLESVQLAGTGSIADRLWNKPALSVIGMDVPSVALSSNTLLPSARAKISVRLAPGQDPDAAMEAIARHIGSHAPFGAEVSFAPGERGNAFATDTNASAAQAALWALGTAWNTQPVEAGMGGSIPFIADLTELFPQAQILITGVEDPDSRAHSANESLHLGDFRNAVLAEALLLARLNAAGL, encoded by the coding sequence ATGACAAGTCCTTCTGATTCCGGCCATTATCCGGCGGCAAGACGCGCCCAGCCCGTCGACGTTGACGCCCTCGCCCAGGCAGTCGATGCCAGGATGGGCCAGACCATTACGTCCTTGAAAGAACTCGTCGCCATACCGGGCATAGCGTGGGAGGCATTCGACCCGGCCGAACTGGCAACCAGCGCCGAAACCGTTGCCGAACTGATACGCGGTCTCGGCCTGACCGACGTACAGATCCTGAGTGTTTCCAATGGGGAGACCGAAGGCGGTCCCGCTGTGGTGGCAAGACGGCCTGCCGGACCCGGCAAACCTACAGTCCTCTTGTATGCGCACCATGATGTCCAGCCCCCGGGTGACGCGAGGCTTTGGAAAACCGAGCCCTTCGCTGCAACCGAAAAGGACGGGCGGCTTTTCGGCAGAGGCGCGGCCGATGATAAGGCCGGCATCATGGCCCATGTGGCATCTTTGGAGGCGCTGCTGGCGACCATGGGGGAGGACTTCGGCGTCGGAGTGACGTTCTTTATCGAAGGGGAAGAAGAAGCTGGTTCCCCGACGTTCCGCACGTTCCTGGAAACGCACCAGGAACTGCTCCGTGCGGATGTCATCATTGTCGCTGATTCAGCCAACTGGAAGGTGGGCATACCTGCCCTCACCACGAGCCTGCGCGGGCTGGTAGACGGGGTCATTGAACTGCGGGTCCTGGAACACGCCGTGCACTCGGGCATGTTCGGCGGGCCATTGCTGGATGCGCCCACGCTCATGGCCCGACTCATTTCCACCTTCCACGACGACGCCGGTGAAGTAGCCATCGAGGGGCTGGTCTCGGCGGCTCCCGCAACCGTGGACTATCCCGAGGAAGATTTCCGTCGGGACAGTTCGGTGCTGGAGTCAGTGCAGCTTGCAGGGACAGGCAGCATCGCAGACCGGCTCTGGAACAAGCCTGCGCTGTCGGTCATCGGCATGGATGTGCCAAGCGTGGCGCTGAGCTCCAACACTCTCTTGCCCTCAGCACGCGCAAAAATCAGTGTGCGGCTGGCGCCTGGCCAGGATCCTGATGCGGCCATGGAAGCGATTGCCCGCCATATCGGCAGCCATGCTCCCTTCGGGGCTGAAGTCTCCTTTGCCCCCGGCGAACGGGGCAACGCATTTGCCACCGACACAAACGCCTCGGCCGCGCAGGCCGCGCTCTGGGCGCTTGGAACAGCGTGGAATACGCAGCCGGTCGAGGCAGGCATGGGAGGGTCAATACCATTTATCGCGGATCTGACCGAGCTGTTTCCGCAGGCGCAGATCCTCATTACCGGTGTCGAAGATCCCGATTCACGTGCGCATTCCGCAAACGAATCGCTCCATCTGGGCGATTTCCGCAATGCAGTGCTGGCCGAGGCGCTGTTGCTGGCACGCCTTAACGCGGCCGGTCTCTGA
- a CDS encoding DUF3043 domain-containing protein, translating to MFGRKKEAPSPQETVDQQAQAVPERDQMTGKGAPTPKRKAQEAARKRPLVPNDRKAARAASRDAQREERIRMRQAMDTGDERHLPFRDKGPQKRFVRDFVDARWVLGEFLIVFALIFVVLSFIRDLNVQAIILVGFWILLACVAIDAFILGRQLKKRLVAKFGESERGAVWYGVMRGLQLRRMRLPKPQVKRGQYPS from the coding sequence GTGTTTGGACGAAAAAAAGAGGCTCCCTCGCCCCAGGAAACCGTAGACCAGCAGGCCCAGGCCGTCCCTGAACGGGACCAGATGACGGGCAAAGGCGCGCCGACGCCCAAACGGAAGGCTCAGGAAGCCGCGCGCAAGCGTCCGCTCGTTCCGAACGACCGTAAGGCGGCACGGGCCGCCAGCCGGGATGCGCAGCGCGAAGAACGGATCCGCATGCGCCAGGCCATGGACACCGGGGACGAGCGCCACCTGCCGTTCCGCGACAAGGGACCCCAGAAGCGCTTCGTCCGCGACTTTGTTGACGCCCGTTGGGTCCTCGGCGAGTTCCTGATCGTGTTCGCGCTGATTTTCGTTGTACTTAGCTTCATCCGCGACCTGAACGTCCAGGCCATCATTTTGGTCGGTTTCTGGATCCTGCTCGCTTGCGTTGCGATTGACGCCTTCATCCTGGGACGCCAGCTCAAGAAGCGGTTGGTGGCAAAGTTCGGGGAGTCCGAACGCGGTGCCGTTTGGTACGGCGTGATGCGCGGACTGCAGTTGCGCCGGATGCGTCTGCCCAAGCCGCAGGTCAAGCGCGGCCAATACCCCTCTTAA
- a CDS encoding quinone-dependent dihydroorotate dehydrogenase, translating to MRLYPLFFRAAFSWMDPERAHTIGFRLIRLAHSAGAGSLLRRLTAPDASLHTQALGLSFPSPFGLAAGFDKEGHGIEALFDLGFGCVEVGTITGSAQPGNPRPRLFRLVEDRAVINRMGFNNDGAAAVGPRISAAQRSLQRRLGATRPVIGVNIGKTKTVELDDAVEDYLKSTRLLAPNADYLVVNVSSPNTPGLRLLQSVDTLRPLLKAVGETADSVARRHVPLLVKIAPDLSDEDIDDVARLALELKLDGIIATNTTISRDGLKSDAGKVASCGAGGLSGAPLKQRSLEVLRRLRTAVGDSLTLVAVGGVETAEDVQERLDAGATLVQGYTAFLYEGPFWAARINRELARSRKAAAV from the coding sequence ATGCGCCTGTACCCCCTGTTCTTTCGTGCCGCCTTTTCCTGGATGGATCCGGAGCGTGCCCACACCATCGGTTTCCGGCTGATCCGTCTGGCCCACAGTGCCGGTGCCGGCTCCCTGCTGCGGCGTCTGACGGCGCCCGATGCTTCGCTGCATACCCAGGCGTTGGGCTTGTCGTTCCCGTCGCCCTTCGGCCTGGCCGCGGGTTTTGATAAGGAAGGCCACGGCATCGAAGCGCTGTTCGACTTGGGTTTCGGCTGTGTTGAAGTCGGCACCATCACGGGCTCGGCCCAGCCGGGCAACCCTCGCCCGAGGCTTTTCCGGCTGGTTGAGGACCGGGCGGTGATCAACCGTATGGGCTTTAACAACGACGGCGCAGCGGCCGTCGGCCCACGCATTTCCGCGGCGCAGCGCTCTCTCCAGCGCCGCTTGGGCGCTACCCGTCCCGTCATCGGAGTCAATATCGGCAAAACCAAGACGGTAGAACTCGATGACGCAGTGGAGGATTATCTGAAGAGCACCCGTCTGCTCGCGCCCAACGCCGATTATCTGGTGGTAAACGTCAGTTCGCCCAACACCCCGGGCCTGCGGTTGCTGCAGAGCGTTGACACGTTGCGGCCCCTGCTGAAGGCAGTAGGGGAGACCGCCGATTCCGTGGCACGCAGGCATGTGCCGTTGCTGGTCAAGATCGCTCCCGATCTCAGCGACGAAGACATTGACGACGTGGCCCGTTTGGCGCTCGAGCTGAAACTGGACGGGATCATTGCGACCAACACCACGATTTCGCGCGATGGCTTGAAGTCCGACGCCGGCAAGGTCGCCTCGTGTGGCGCGGGCGGCCTTTCCGGCGCTCCACTCAAGCAGCGTTCCCTTGAGGTGCTGCGACGGCTGCGCACCGCCGTCGGGGATTCGCTGACGCTGGTCGCCGTCGGGGGAGTTGAAACGGCGGAAGATGTGCAGGAAAGGTTGGACGCCGGAGCCACCTTGGTCCAGGGCTACACTGCGTTTCTTTATGAAGGTCCGTTCTGGGCCGCTCGTATCAACCGCGAACTGGCACGCAGCCGTAAGGCGGCCGCCGTCTGA
- a CDS encoding alpha/beta hydrolase, with amino-acid sequence MPTVWTEDILGAGFESATLEVPAAAGGSRRATLVRHLPEASGVQPGPQVVLYLHGWSDYFFNAELAAFWHRQGVSFYALDVHNHGRNLRTAGQEANDDVAPAPEDAEPGVRTIGAGDLAGYASDLADYDDEIAAAMDAVREDTASRLDLRPGEVKTILMGHSTGGLVAALWTDRNPGAVHALVLNSPWLEMHRSSLVRRAAATVIDPISRIRPEAEIRLPARGFYWRSISSEAEGEWDLDPKMRPQYAFPVRAGWLSAIWQGQAAVDKGLSISVPILVLTSARSVYGPLWHEEMKSADAVLDVETMAASAVKLGSSVTVERIDSALHDVFLSKSEVRADAYRRLERWIKGYVLGS; translated from the coding sequence ATGCCAACGGTCTGGACCGAGGACATTCTCGGCGCGGGTTTTGAATCGGCGACTTTGGAGGTGCCGGCTGCTGCCGGTGGCAGCCGGCGCGCAACGCTCGTCCGGCACCTGCCCGAGGCATCGGGCGTACAGCCGGGTCCGCAGGTTGTGCTGTATCTGCACGGTTGGAGCGACTATTTCTTCAATGCCGAACTCGCCGCTTTCTGGCACCGGCAAGGCGTCTCCTTCTACGCGCTGGACGTCCACAACCACGGGCGGAACCTGCGCACCGCCGGGCAGGAGGCGAACGACGACGTTGCTCCCGCCCCCGAAGATGCGGAGCCAGGCGTCAGGACCATCGGTGCGGGCGACCTGGCGGGCTATGCCAGCGACTTGGCCGACTACGACGACGAGATAGCAGCCGCAATGGATGCGGTGCGGGAGGACACCGCGTCCCGGCTAGACTTGCGGCCCGGCGAGGTGAAGACCATCCTGATGGGCCATTCCACCGGCGGCCTGGTCGCAGCGTTGTGGACGGACCGCAATCCGGGCGCCGTGCATGCCCTGGTGCTGAACAGCCCCTGGCTGGAAATGCACAGGAGCTCGCTGGTACGCCGGGCTGCTGCCACCGTCATCGATCCCATCTCACGGATCAGGCCGGAAGCCGAAATCAGGCTTCCGGCCCGCGGTTTCTACTGGCGCAGCATCAGCAGCGAGGCGGAGGGCGAATGGGATCTGGACCCGAAGATGCGCCCGCAGTACGCTTTTCCAGTCCGTGCCGGCTGGCTTAGCGCCATCTGGCAGGGACAGGCCGCCGTGGACAAGGGCCTCAGCATTAGCGTGCCCATCCTCGTGCTGACATCGGCCCGGAGCGTCTACGGCCCCTTGTGGCATGAGGAAATGAAGTCGGCAGATGCCGTCCTTGATGTCGAGACGATGGCCGCCAGCGCCGTCAAGCTCGGCTCGAGCGTGACCGTCGAGCGCATCGATTCGGCCCTGCACGACGTTTTTCTGTCCAAATCCGAGGTTCGGGCGGACGCGTACCGCCGGCTCGAACGGTGGATTAAAGGCTACGTGCTGGGCAGTTAG
- a CDS encoding isoprenyl transferase, with protein MSPKTPRKPDPHPSGATPPAVPATFVPEHVAIVMDGNGRWANQRGLPRTEGHRAGEAALLDVLAGAIEIGVKYVSVYAFSTENWKRSPDEVRFLMGFSKDVLRRQRDQLDEWGVRIRWSGRRPRLWQSVVNELEVAEQQTLGNSTCTLNMCVNYGGRAEIADAAKAIAADVASGRLKASSVSEKTIGRYLDEPDLPDVDLFLRTSGEQRFSNFMLWQSAYAEMVFMDTLWPDVDRRTLWEAIEIYARRDRRYGGAVDAAKPAGRAAR; from the coding sequence GTGAGTCCCAAAACCCCGCGCAAGCCCGATCCGCACCCCTCGGGCGCCACTCCGCCGGCGGTTCCGGCAACATTCGTACCCGAGCACGTGGCGATCGTGATGGATGGAAACGGCCGCTGGGCGAACCAGCGGGGACTGCCCCGTACCGAAGGCCACCGCGCGGGCGAAGCAGCACTGCTCGACGTCCTGGCGGGAGCCATCGAGATCGGCGTCAAGTACGTCAGCGTCTATGCTTTTTCGACGGAGAACTGGAAGCGCTCACCGGACGAAGTCCGTTTCCTGATGGGATTCAGTAAGGACGTGCTGCGCCGCCAGCGGGACCAGCTCGACGAGTGGGGCGTCCGCATCCGCTGGTCCGGCCGGCGACCCCGGCTCTGGCAGTCCGTTGTGAATGAACTCGAGGTGGCCGAACAGCAGACCCTCGGCAACAGCACCTGCACGTTGAACATGTGTGTCAACTATGGTGGCCGTGCCGAGATCGCCGACGCAGCCAAAGCCATTGCGGCTGACGTCGCTTCCGGCCGGCTGAAGGCGTCGTCGGTATCGGAGAAGACCATCGGGCGGTACTTGGACGAACCTGACCTGCCCGATGTGGATCTGTTCCTGCGCACCTCCGGTGAGCAGCGGTTCTCCAATTTCATGCTCTGGCAGTCTGCCTACGCCGAAATGGTGTTTATGGACACCCTGTGGCCGGACGTGGACCGGAGGACCCTCTGGGAAGCCATCGAGATTTATGCCCGCCGGGACCGCCGTTATGGTGGCGCAGTGGACGCGGCGAAGCCCGCGGGGCGGGCGGCACGCTAA
- the recO gene encoding DNA repair protein RecO — translation MSNRSFASRTYRDEGVILRTHKLGEADRIIILLTKRHGQVRAVAKGVRRTSSKFGAMLEPFMVADLQLVKGRNLDIVTQAQTLGPYGRDIAADYRKYTSAAVICETAEKLTDIDGESTSAHYALVIGALSALSRNVHAPELILDSYLLRSLATAGWAPSFTDCARCGEPGPHSAFSAPLGGAVCHGCRPPGSASPAPATMTLLAALLSADWPAADSSATGSRNEAAGLVAAYLQWHLERSLKSLKHVERV, via the coding sequence GTGTCCAACAGATCCTTTGCCTCCCGCACCTATCGGGACGAAGGCGTCATCCTGCGAACGCACAAGCTCGGCGAGGCAGACCGCATCATTATCCTGCTGACCAAACGTCATGGCCAGGTCCGGGCGGTTGCCAAGGGGGTGCGCCGCACGAGCAGTAAATTCGGCGCGATGCTGGAGCCTTTCATGGTGGCCGACCTGCAGTTGGTGAAGGGGCGCAATCTCGACATCGTAACGCAGGCCCAAACGCTGGGACCATATGGTCGCGACATTGCCGCCGACTATCGCAAGTACACTTCGGCAGCCGTTATCTGCGAGACTGCCGAGAAACTGACCGATATCGACGGCGAGTCTACCTCTGCGCACTATGCGCTCGTCATCGGGGCGTTGTCGGCGCTAAGCCGCAACGTCCATGCACCCGAACTGATCCTGGATTCTTACTTGCTGCGGTCACTCGCCACGGCTGGCTGGGCTCCGAGTTTTACCGACTGTGCGCGTTGCGGAGAGCCGGGACCGCACAGTGCCTTTTCGGCCCCGCTGGGCGGTGCGGTGTGCCATGGCTGCCGGCCGCCGGGTTCAGCGTCGCCCGCCCCGGCTACGATGACGTTGCTGGCAGCTTTGCTGAGCGCTGACTGGCCCGCGGCAGACAGTTCCGCGACCGGTTCCCGGAATGAGGCGGCCGGGCTGGTCGCCGCTTATTTGCAGTGGCACTTGGAACGGTCCCTGAAATCCCTCAAACACGTGGAGAGAGTGTGA
- the leuA gene encoding 2-isopropylmalate synthase gives MRNAQKPSGMPIHKYVPFQDQITVELPDRTWPDKLITAAPRWCAVDLRDGNQALIDPMSPERKHKMFDLLVRMGYKEIEVGFPSASQLDFDFVRQLIEGDRIPDDVTIQVLTQSREHLIERTYESLEGADRAIVHLYNSTSVLQRRVVFNQDMDGIVDIALQGARLCRKYEEGLKGTEVTYEYSPESYTGTELEFAARICNAVTDVFEMSPDRNVILNLPATVEMATPNVYADSIEWMSRNLNNRENVILSLHPHNDRGTGVAAAELGYLAGADRIEGCLFGNGERTGNVDLVTLGLNLFSQGIDPMIDFSNIDEIRRTVEYCNQLPVPERSPYGGDLVFTAFSGSHQDAIKKGFEAMEKDAAAVDKTVDEIPWAVPYLPVDPKDLGRSYEAVIRVNSQSGKGGVAYLLKNEHSLDLPRRAQIEFSGVIQRRTDTVGGEVSGAQLWEIFNDEYLPTPERVWGRYSLGSVKTDTAEDGSTHLTATMAIDGVQNRRSGEGNGPIAALLDIFGQDGVDVRVLDYTEHALSEGGNARAAAYVECAVGERVLWGVGIDTNTTMASLKAVISAVNRAVRDAAATSPAVAS, from the coding sequence ATGCGAAACGCACAGAAGCCCTCCGGAATGCCCATCCATAAGTACGTTCCGTTCCAGGACCAGATCACCGTTGAACTGCCGGACCGCACTTGGCCGGACAAGCTGATCACCGCCGCCCCACGCTGGTGCGCAGTGGACCTGCGCGATGGCAATCAGGCCCTGATCGACCCGATGAGTCCCGAGCGCAAGCACAAGATGTTCGACCTGCTGGTGCGCATGGGCTACAAGGAGATCGAAGTAGGATTTCCCTCCGCCTCTCAACTGGACTTCGACTTTGTCCGCCAGCTGATCGAAGGCGACCGGATTCCGGACGACGTGACCATCCAGGTGCTGACCCAGTCCCGGGAGCACCTGATCGAGCGGACGTATGAGTCCCTGGAAGGCGCCGACCGCGCCATCGTCCACCTCTACAACTCCACTTCCGTCTTGCAGCGCCGCGTGGTCTTCAACCAGGACATGGACGGCATTGTCGATATTGCCCTGCAGGGCGCACGGCTGTGCCGGAAGTACGAAGAGGGCCTGAAGGGCACCGAGGTGACCTACGAGTACTCGCCGGAGTCCTACACGGGCACAGAGCTCGAGTTCGCCGCACGGATCTGCAACGCCGTCACCGATGTTTTCGAAATGTCGCCGGACCGCAATGTCATCCTGAACCTGCCGGCCACCGTCGAAATGGCCACTCCCAACGTTTACGCGGATTCCATCGAGTGGATGTCCCGGAACCTGAACAACCGCGAAAACGTCATTCTCTCGCTGCACCCGCACAATGACCGGGGGACCGGCGTGGCCGCCGCCGAACTGGGTTACCTGGCCGGTGCGGACCGCATCGAAGGCTGCCTGTTCGGCAATGGAGAGCGGACCGGCAACGTGGACCTGGTGACGCTGGGCCTGAACCTGTTCAGCCAGGGCATCGACCCGATGATCGACTTCTCCAATATCGACGAGATCCGCCGCACGGTGGAGTACTGTAACCAACTGCCGGTGCCCGAGCGGTCGCCTTACGGCGGCGACCTCGTCTTCACGGCCTTCTCCGGCTCCCACCAGGATGCCATCAAGAAGGGCTTCGAGGCCATGGAGAAGGATGCCGCAGCCGTCGACAAGACGGTTGACGAGATTCCCTGGGCTGTTCCCTACCTGCCGGTCGATCCGAAGGACCTGGGCCGCAGCTACGAGGCAGTCATCCGTGTCAACTCCCAGTCGGGTAAGGGCGGGGTGGCGTACCTGCTCAAGAATGAACACAGCCTGGACCTGCCGCGCCGTGCCCAGATCGAATTCTCCGGCGTCATCCAGCGCCGCACCGATACAGTTGGCGGCGAAGTTAGCGGTGCGCAGCTGTGGGAGATCTTCAATGACGAATACCTGCCGACGCCGGAGCGCGTCTGGGGCCGGTACTCGCTCGGTTCGGTCAAGACGGATACGGCCGAGGACGGATCGACGCACCTGACGGCGACGATGGCTATCGACGGCGTGCAGAATCGGCGTAGCGGGGAAGGGAATGGCCCGATCGCGGCGCTGCTGGACATTTTCGGCCAGGACGGCGTGGATGTGCGGGTTCTGGATTACACCGAGCATGCGCTCTCGGAAGGCGGCAACGCACGGGCTGCGGCCTATGTGGAATGCGCCGTGGGGGAACGCGTGCTGTGGGGCGTCGGCATCGATACGAATACCACGATGGCCTCGCTGAAAGCCGTGATCTCGGCAGTCAACCGCGCTGTGCGCGACGCAGCGGCTACTTCCCCCGCCGTCGCCAGCTGA
- a CDS encoding M13 family metallopeptidase produces MVHSGIALTHVDPAVRPQDDLFRHVNGKWLSETVIRADRPLEGSFTALRDASEAAVREIVEQSAASPDPQSPAGKIGLLYSGFMDTETIESKKFGPVQPQLDAIDAVSDRDALLALLPEFTRNGAAFPLAFFVNNDAGDPTRYLVYLYQSGLGLPDEAYYRDEDFADIRTAYHAYAVRLLQLAGFDAGEADAAISLEHKLAAGHMDKVSCRDPQKTYNLRTVGELSEALPWVRPWLAGLGAEGKNVSEVVVCQPDFVKTLGGLLEDEPLEVWKSWFRLQALTAAAPYLHAEAVDTHFSFYGKTLSGIPELKERWRRGVAFVEGALGEAIGREYVDRHFPPAHKQRMEELVANLIEAYRQSITSLSWLSAETIERALEKLAAFRTKIGYPTKWIDYSGFAAGNDVWQNVLEANAFEVRRNLAKLEGPIDTEEWHMTPQTVNAYYMPTMNEIVFPAAILQPPFFDADADMAANYGAIGAVIGHEIGHGFDDMGSQYDGTGALRNWWTDGDRKAFEQLTSRLVDQFSVLSPEEAPGSTVNGELTLGENIGDLGGLIIAFKAYQLSLSGEQAPEIDGLSGDQRFFYSWAECWRQKIRTEESVRRLTIDPHSPNEFRCNQIVRNMAEFHSAFAVSEGDGLWLAPSERVRIW; encoded by the coding sequence TTGGTCCACTCCGGCATTGCCCTGACCCACGTTGATCCCGCGGTACGTCCGCAGGATGACCTGTTCCGGCACGTAAACGGGAAATGGCTCTCGGAAACAGTCATCCGGGCGGACCGGCCATTGGAGGGTTCGTTCACGGCTCTGCGGGACGCCTCGGAAGCCGCCGTGCGCGAGATCGTCGAACAGTCGGCAGCCAGCCCTGACCCACAGTCGCCGGCAGGCAAAATCGGCCTGCTCTATTCCGGGTTCATGGATACGGAGACCATTGAGTCAAAGAAGTTCGGGCCGGTCCAGCCGCAACTCGATGCTATCGACGCCGTTTCGGACCGGGACGCACTGCTGGCCCTGCTGCCGGAATTCACCCGCAACGGAGCCGCCTTCCCGCTGGCGTTCTTTGTCAATAACGACGCCGGGGATCCCACCCGCTATCTCGTCTACCTCTATCAGTCAGGACTGGGCTTGCCTGACGAGGCCTACTACCGCGACGAGGATTTTGCCGACATCCGGACCGCCTACCACGCCTATGCCGTCCGATTGCTGCAACTGGCCGGGTTCGATGCCGGCGAAGCGGACGCGGCCATCTCGCTTGAGCACAAGCTGGCGGCCGGGCACATGGACAAGGTCTCCTGCCGGGATCCGCAAAAGACGTACAACCTCCGCACTGTAGGCGAGCTCTCCGAAGCCCTGCCCTGGGTCCGGCCGTGGCTTGCCGGCCTGGGCGCGGAGGGCAAGAACGTGAGCGAAGTCGTGGTCTGCCAACCGGATTTCGTGAAGACGCTTGGCGGCCTGCTCGAAGACGAGCCCTTGGAAGTCTGGAAATCCTGGTTCCGGCTACAGGCGCTGACGGCGGCGGCACCCTACCTGCACGCTGAGGCGGTTGACACCCACTTCAGTTTTTATGGCAAGACGCTGAGCGGTATTCCGGAGCTGAAAGAGCGCTGGAGGCGGGGTGTGGCGTTCGTGGAAGGTGCTCTGGGAGAAGCCATCGGCCGCGAATACGTGGACCGGCATTTCCCTCCGGCACACAAGCAGCGGATGGAGGAACTGGTCGCGAATTTGATCGAGGCGTACCGGCAGAGCATCACCTCCCTGTCCTGGCTCAGTGCGGAGACGATTGAGCGCGCGCTGGAGAAGCTCGCGGCCTTCCGGACGAAAATCGGCTACCCAACCAAATGGATCGACTACTCCGGCTTCGCCGCGGGCAATGACGTGTGGCAGAACGTGCTGGAGGCGAATGCCTTCGAAGTCCGCCGCAACCTGGCCAAATTGGAAGGCCCGATCGACACGGAAGAGTGGCACATGACCCCTCAGACGGTCAATGCCTACTACATGCCGACGATGAATGAGATCGTGTTCCCCGCAGCCATCCTCCAGCCGCCGTTCTTCGATGCGGATGCAGATATGGCGGCAAACTACGGGGCGATCGGAGCCGTCATCGGCCATGAAATCGGCCACGGGTTCGACGACATGGGTTCGCAGTACGACGGTACTGGTGCGCTGCGCAACTGGTGGACTGACGGTGACCGGAAAGCTTTTGAACAGCTCACCTCCCGTCTGGTAGACCAGTTCTCGGTCCTGAGCCCCGAAGAAGCCCCCGGCAGTACAGTCAACGGCGAACTGACACTGGGCGAAAACATCGGGGATCTCGGTGGTCTGATCATTGCATTCAAGGCGTACCAGTTGAGCCTTAGCGGGGAGCAGGCGCCCGAGATTGACGGTCTCTCCGGTGACCAGAGGTTCTTCTATTCGTGGGCCGAGTGCTGGCGCCAGAAGATCAGGACCGAAGAATCGGTACGGCGGTTGACCATAGATCCGCACTCACCGAACGAATTCCGCTGCAACCAGATCGTGCGCAACATGGCCGAATTCCACAGCGCCTTCGCAGTCAGCGAAGGCGACGGACTATGGCTTGCCCCATCGGAGCGGGTACGGATCTGGTGA